A portion of the Acidobacteriota bacterium genome contains these proteins:
- a CDS encoding cupin domain-containing protein gives MDLHIGEKIRALRLASDLTQAELADRAGLTKGFISQLENDQTSIQIDSLAGLLEALGVTLPEFFSDAVTKVVFSPSERVELESRGVSRFDLLIPGSTNYLMDPIMLELKPGEQLDEQEPHPGEQFGYVLQGTVTLRLDGKSYKVARGHCFYFEADKTQQLSNEGKTAARLLWVVAPPQM, from the coding sequence CTGGATCTTCATATTGGCGAGAAAATACGAGCCTTACGGTTGGCTTCGGACCTGACCCAGGCGGAGTTGGCTGACCGGGCGGGGCTCACCAAAGGGTTTATCTCGCAATTGGAGAACGACCAGACGTCGATACAGATCGATTCGCTGGCCGGCCTGCTCGAAGCGCTCGGCGTGACGTTGCCGGAGTTCTTCAGCGACGCCGTGACCAAAGTGGTCTTTTCTCCGTCCGAGCGCGTGGAGCTTGAGAGCAGAGGAGTCAGCAGGTTCGATCTCCTTATCCCGGGTTCGACCAATTACCTGATGGACCCCATCATGCTCGAGCTGAAACCCGGAGAGCAGCTCGACGAACAGGAACCGCACCCCGGCGAGCAGTTCGGATACGTACTTCAGGGGACGGTCACGCTCCGGCTTGACGGCAAGTCGTACAAAGTAGCCAGAGGACACTGCTTTTACTTTGAAGCGGATAAAACCCAGCAGTTGAGCAACGAAGGAAAGACCGCGGCCAGACTGCTGTGGGTGGTGGCCCCACCCCAGATGTAA
- the lpdA gene encoding dihydrolipoyl dehydrogenase has protein sequence MRNRQIRLNWCAYHAVQSKGGVGIEKYNIVIIGGGPGGYTAGIRAAIKGAKVAVVESRDLGGVCLNRGCIPSKALIASAAQYQRMKHADSFGIRLSSPPVYDWLAMRARKDKIVSGLVGGIGQLFKSHAVTHYHGFGTIKNPRHVTVVDENDREITLETDNIIVATGSRAISIPAFPVDGRSILTSDHLLELDHLPKSMLIIGAGVIGCEWAFMLSLLDVEVHMVEMLERALPMEDKGSSKLIERELKKRKVSLHVNTRVESVVPGEGGVQARLSDGQTIDANQVLVAVGRAFNTEEIGLDDVGVELNENGSIKTGGDMRTSVENIYAVGDVRGEILLAYTAVHDGAVAVDNCLGEKAEKDYSGVPSVIFTHPEVASVGLQEDQAAARYDIAVGKFPLRALGKAHAENEIAGEVKVIGDRKTDRLLGVHIVGIHATEIIHVAALAINRGLTVTQLGRLIFGHPVVSEAIMEAAHDLHGTSVHLARKKS, from the coding sequence TTGCGCAACAGGCAGATTCGACTAAATTGGTGCGCATATCATGCGGTCCAGTCGAAAGGAGGCGTCGGCATAGAAAAGTACAATATCGTCATAATTGGCGGTGGCCCGGGAGGTTATACGGCCGGGATACGTGCGGCGATCAAGGGCGCAAAGGTGGCGGTGGTGGAATCGCGCGATCTCGGGGGCGTGTGTCTGAACCGCGGCTGCATCCCGTCCAAAGCGCTGATTGCCTCGGCGGCCCAGTATCAGCGTATGAAACACGCCGACAGCTTCGGAATCAGGCTGAGCTCACCGCCGGTGTACGACTGGCTCGCTATGCGGGCCCGCAAGGACAAGATTGTCAGCGGGCTGGTGGGCGGTATCGGCCAGCTTTTCAAATCGCACGCCGTGACGCATTACCACGGGTTTGGCACGATCAAAAATCCCCGGCACGTCACCGTTGTGGACGAGAACGACCGGGAGATCACCCTCGAGACTGACAATATCATCGTCGCCACCGGCTCCCGCGCGATCAGTATTCCCGCTTTCCCGGTCGACGGCCGGAGTATACTGACCTCGGATCATCTGCTGGAGTTGGACCATCTGCCAAAGTCGATGCTGATTATCGGTGCCGGGGTGATCGGCTGCGAGTGGGCCTTTATGCTGTCCCTGCTCGATGTCGAGGTCCACATGGTCGAGATGCTCGAGCGCGCCCTGCCGATGGAGGATAAGGGCAGTTCGAAGTTGATAGAACGTGAACTCAAAAAGCGGAAAGTGTCGCTTCACGTTAATACCAGAGTGGAGTCGGTCGTGCCGGGTGAAGGCGGTGTCCAGGCGCGGCTGTCCGATGGTCAGACGATCGACGCCAACCAGGTGCTGGTGGCGGTCGGTCGGGCCTTCAACACCGAGGAGATAGGTCTCGATGACGTGGGCGTTGAACTCAACGAGAACGGGTCCATCAAAACCGGGGGCGATATGCGGACCAGCGTCGAGAATATCTATGCCGTGGGTGACGTTCGGGGCGAAATCCTGCTGGCCTATACGGCCGTGCACGACGGTGCCGTGGCCGTGGACAACTGCCTTGGGGAAAAGGCCGAAAAGGACTACAGCGGTGTGCCCTCGGTGATCTTCACCCACCCGGAAGTCGCGTCGGTCGGGCTTCAGGAGGACCAGGCCGCTGCCCGGTACGACATTGCTGTCGGCAAATTCCCCCTCAGGGCGCTGGGCAAAGCGCACGCCGAAAACGAAATCGCCGGCGAGGTCAAGGTAATCGGTGACAGGAAGACCGACCGACTGCTCGGCGTCCACATTGTGGGCATCCATGCCACCGAAATAATCCATGTCGCCGCTCTGGCCATAAATCGCGGTTTGACGGTGACGCAACTGGGCAGGCTGATATTCGGCCACCCGGTAGTCTCGGAGGCGATTATGGAGGCGGCCCATGATCTTCACGGGACATCGGTACATCTGGCTCGAAAAAAGTCCTAG
- a CDS encoding site-specific integrase, with protein MGTVYKRNEVYYINIVSDGKRVRRRVGRSKKIAELALKDLEVKIVRKEFNLDVPDGRIDDLFRAFMEYSETNHAPTTTLRYQQVIQNFRLFLAIKYPELTKISQIKLELLEAYKRYRRMVDPRTVRVPDEYQEKVPQNVLAGKARTINYELKTLRLILNFGKKRGFCHENPTEGLTYLKVIDSREPRFLTKEECKLLLENSDKKYYAVFFTFLNTGLRLGELVNLQWRDIDFSRRILRVRKKKDWQPKSGERDIPLNSEMIVLLTSLKPKKADKHAYVFTRRDGGKLGAKLRQALIRIARRAGLDDLTKIHSLRHTFASHLVMSGVDLPTVQRLLGHSDIQTTMIYSHLAPDHLSGAVEKLSFS; from the coding sequence ATGGGCACAGTCTACAAAAGAAACGAAGTCTATTACATCAACATCGTCTCCGACGGAAAACGGGTCCGCAGGCGGGTCGGCAGATCCAAGAAGATTGCGGAATTGGCTCTCAAAGATCTCGAGGTCAAGATCGTACGCAAGGAATTCAACCTGGATGTGCCCGACGGTCGGATCGATGATCTGTTCCGGGCCTTCATGGAATACTCCGAGACCAACCATGCGCCGACAACTACGCTCCGGTACCAGCAGGTGATCCAGAATTTCCGGCTCTTTCTGGCAATAAAGTACCCGGAGCTTACAAAGATCTCGCAGATCAAGCTGGAACTCCTCGAAGCGTACAAGCGGTACCGCCGGATGGTTGACCCCAGGACGGTCAGAGTACCGGACGAATATCAGGAGAAGGTCCCGCAAAACGTTCTTGCGGGAAAGGCCAGGACCATAAACTATGAGCTGAAAACTCTCCGGTTGATTCTCAACTTTGGCAAGAAGCGGGGCTTCTGCCACGAGAATCCCACCGAAGGTCTGACCTATCTCAAGGTGATCGATTCCAGGGAGCCGCGGTTTCTCACGAAGGAGGAGTGCAAGCTGCTCCTCGAGAACTCGGATAAGAAATACTACGCGGTCTTCTTCACGTTCCTGAACACCGGTCTTAGGCTCGGAGAGCTGGTCAATCTTCAGTGGCGAGATATCGACTTTAGCCGCCGAATCCTGCGGGTTCGGAAAAAGAAAGATTGGCAACCCAAGTCGGGGGAAAGAGACATCCCGCTCAACTCCGAAATGATCGTGCTCTTGACGAGCCTGAAGCCCAAAAAGGCCGACAAGCATGCCTATGTCTTTACGCGTCGCGACGGCGGCAAACTTGGCGCCAAGCTGCGTCAGGCTCTGATTCGAATCGCCCGGAGGGCAGGTCTTGACGATCTTACGAAGATTCACAGCCTTCGCCACACTTTTGCCAGCCATCTGGTCATGAGCGGTGTCGACCTGCCGACTGTCCAGCGGTTGCTCGGGCATTCCGACATTCAAACGACTATGATTTACTCCCATCTAGCACCTGAT